Proteins encoded within one genomic window of Lysinibacillus louembei:
- a CDS encoding Na+/H+ antiporter subunit A, which translates to MQVLAIFIPLLAAILIPLLFRYARTIHTGWFVLIVPLLLVSYYVTFISRVMDGDTALASFNWIPSLNISFESYLDGLSLLFSLLITGIGTLVVLYSIFYLDKTKEQLHNFYIYLLMFMTAMLGVVQSDHMITLYLFWELTSISSFLLIGYWFQRDKSRFGALKSMMITVAGGLLMLGGFVLLAQMGGTYSIRGLIAQVPHFWDSQYFVLALVLILLGAFTKSAQFPFYIWLPDAMEAPTPVSAYLHSATMVKAGIYLVARFTPIFAVSEVWIWLVTGIGLLTLIWGSFFAVKQTDLKGILAFSTVSQLGLIMSLLGASAIAFHVEDAANTVFKYAAFAAIFHLINHATFKGSLFMIAGIVDHETGTRDIRKLGGLMSMMPLSFSVAFISGLSMAGLPPFNGFLSKEMFLTAMLTLKDFELFEFSTWGILLLIVAVVASIFTFVYSFYFVFKTFMGKLQVDKLPQKPHEAPIGMLIAPLILAALVMLIFFIPNVIGSVFIKPAVFAMQPFLYQDPFLSNMPSSIDITVKLWHGWTAPELWLTVCIIAIGAILFVTLTKWQKLYRLQPEKFSINALYDFVMDGIFNRGMAKLSKRIMHGSTRHYFMYMFAAISLIVIGTLFYKNAFKLSFKAAAPIELYQLILIIVLVLGTLTTLIARSRITAIVGLGAVGYTVALFFVMFNAPDLALTQLVIETISVALFLLVFYHLPRLGKVKEYTPFRFRRLVVSIGIGAMVTLLALSAHSQKLVQSINEYYKETVYTLAGGGNIVNVILVDYRGFDTLFEITVLGLAGMGIYAMIKLRLSRKEKSNESE; encoded by the coding sequence ATGCAAGTTTTAGCGATTTTTATTCCTTTATTAGCAGCTATCTTGATTCCACTATTATTCCGTTATGCTCGAACAATACATACTGGTTGGTTCGTACTGATTGTACCTCTTCTACTTGTTAGTTATTATGTAACATTTATTTCCCGGGTAATGGATGGAGATACTGCACTTGCTTCTTTTAATTGGATTCCATCTTTAAATATTTCATTTGAATCTTATTTAGATGGTCTTAGCTTATTATTTTCTTTATTAATTACGGGAATCGGTACACTTGTTGTTCTATATTCCATTTTTTATTTAGACAAAACAAAAGAGCAGCTGCATAATTTTTATATTTACTTGTTAATGTTTATGACAGCGATGCTTGGCGTTGTCCAATCTGATCATATGATTACATTGTATTTATTTTGGGAGCTGACATCGATTTCTTCGTTTTTACTAATCGGCTACTGGTTTCAACGTGATAAATCGCGCTTTGGTGCATTAAAATCGATGATGATTACAGTTGCAGGTGGTCTTCTGATGCTTGGAGGCTTTGTACTCTTAGCACAAATGGGTGGCACATACTCCATTCGTGGATTAATTGCACAAGTACCACATTTTTGGGATAGTCAATACTTTGTACTAGCATTAGTCCTTATTTTACTTGGTGCTTTTACAAAATCTGCGCAGTTCCCATTTTATATTTGGCTGCCAGATGCGATGGAAGCACCTACACCTGTCAGCGCATATCTACACTCTGCGACAATGGTGAAGGCTGGGATTTATTTAGTTGCACGTTTTACACCGATTTTTGCTGTATCAGAGGTATGGATTTGGCTTGTTACAGGCATTGGTTTACTAACACTTATATGGGGCTCATTCTTTGCGGTGAAGCAAACCGATTTAAAAGGCATTTTAGCTTTCTCAACAGTCAGCCAATTAGGCTTGATTATGTCATTGTTAGGTGCTAGTGCCATCGCCTTTCATGTAGAGGATGCAGCAAATACGGTATTTAAATATGCCGCATTCGCAGCCATTTTCCATTTAATTAATCATGCCACGTTTAAAGGTAGCTTGTTTATGATTGCTGGTATTGTTGACCATGAGACAGGAACGCGTGACATTCGAAAGCTTGGCGGATTAATGAGCATGATGCCACTTAGTTTTTCTGTTGCTTTCATTAGTGGCTTATCGATGGCTGGCTTACCACCATTTAACGGCTTTTTAAGTAAAGAAATGTTTTTAACGGCAATGCTTACACTGAAAGATTTTGAATTATTCGAATTTAGCACATGGGGAATTTTACTCCTGATTGTTGCTGTCGTTGCAAGTATTTTCACATTTGTTTATAGCTTCTATTTCGTATTCAAAACCTTTATGGGCAAATTGCAGGTGGATAAGCTACCACAAAAGCCACATGAAGCACCGATTGGTATGCTGATTGCACCGCTGATTTTAGCAGCGCTTGTTATGCTGATTTTCTTTATACCGAATGTTATCGGCTCAGTATTTATTAAACCAGCTGTTTTTGCGATGCAACCATTTTTATACCAAGACCCGTTTTTATCTAACATGCCATCTAGTATCGATATTACAGTGAAGCTATGGCATGGTTGGACAGCACCTGAACTATGGCTAACCGTGTGTATTATAGCAATTGGCGCAATTTTATTTGTGACATTGACTAAATGGCAAAAGCTATATCGTCTACAGCCTGAGAAGTTTTCGATTAATGCTCTTTATGATTTTGTCATGGATGGCATCTTCAATCGCGGGATGGCAAAACTATCAAAACGCATTATGCATGGCTCTACACGCCATTACTTTATGTACATGTTTGCAGCGATTAGCTTGATTGTTATTGGCACATTATTTTATAAAAATGCCTTTAAACTATCATTTAAAGCTGCTGCACCAATTGAATTGTATCAATTAATTTTAATTATTGTTCTTGTATTAGGTACATTGACGACATTAATTGCAAGATCACGTATTACAGCGATTGTCGGTTTAGGTGCGGTCGGTTATACAGTTGCGCTGTTCTTCGTTATGTTTAATGCACCCGACTTAGCGTTAACACAGCTAGTAATTGAAACGATTTCAGTTGCATTGTTTTTACTTGTCTTTTATCATTTACCTCGTTTAGGTAAGGTGAAAGAATATACGCCTTTCCGCTTTAGACGTCTAGTCGTTTCAATCGGGATTGGCGCAATGGTCACACTACTCGCTTTATCAGCGCATTCGCAAAAGCTAGTACAATCAATCAATGAATATTATAAGGAGACCGTTTACACATTAGCGGGTGGCGGCAATATCGTGAACGTTATTTTAGTGGATTATCGTGGCTTTGATACATTGTTTGAAATCACGGTGCTTGGCCTTGCAGGTATGGGCATTTATGCGATGATTAAACTGCGTTTAAGTAGAAAGGAGAAGTCGAATGAAAGCGAATAA
- a CDS encoding DUF5366 family protein → MKNPYLYGYLPLFTILLFSLTFGIFTVTQSIEFFKVIGVYTGMREFLSDLELRIFLLIVFALIFFMMFSAFKLIGETIHELGMLFFSSDKVGETMNAARGGYVIFFFGALLSAFGIQSFIILLIVFVLTVLIYFVYTVYKMSNFTSIGGMIGLIFFEIIVWTLFIVLIFYVVVKLYNGVLASLPFAN, encoded by the coding sequence ATGAAAAATCCATATTTATACGGTTATTTACCGTTGTTCACCATTTTATTGTTTAGTTTGACATTCGGTATTTTTACCGTGACACAATCCATTGAGTTTTTTAAAGTGATTGGTGTTTATACAGGAATGCGTGAATTTTTATCCGATTTAGAGTTGCGGATATTTTTATTAATTGTCTTTGCACTTATTTTTTTCATGATGTTTTCCGCATTTAAATTAATTGGTGAAACAATACATGAGCTTGGTATGCTGTTTTTTTCTAGTGATAAAGTAGGGGAAACGATGAATGCTGCACGTGGAGGCTATGTCATTTTCTTTTTCGGTGCTTTGCTATCAGCTTTTGGCATTCAATCTTTCATCATACTGCTCATTGTTTTTGTATTAACAGTTCTTATTTATTTTGTATATACGGTATATAAAATGAGTAATTTTACGTCAATTGGTGGTATGATTGGCTTAATTTTCTTTGAAATAATCGTTTGGACATTGTTTATCGTTTTAATCTTCTATGTTGTAGTGAAGCTTTATAATGGTGTATTAGCAAGCTTACCGTTTGCAAATTGA
- a CDS encoding transglycosylase domain-containing protein → MRKFSGFLIIIGCFPLLFFLSSEISYEIEAARTFENQMQDSIEFPDVASKLPITLVDKNNDVYSEEYVEWRQPTSLENIPQVVKDIFIYSEDSDFYEHIGFDLSAIARALVINTSEQSVQQGGSTITQQLVRMRYLSEEKTYERKLMEIFYSYELEKHYSKTEILTMYLNEIYFSNQVYGISSAATYYFGKPLNKLSLAEIAFIAAIPNNPSLYDPLKNFEQTKARQERLLQILAEHEVITFAEAETQKSVPIQLNVKQKIQQYPAYSTYVLQELKWLVAQNEGFDVLLANAETEQEKEQLQKQLQNKVDALFQQGAVVHTALNPLKQLHDEQAINQILASSELQASATIIDNETREITSIYGGKNYKKFDLHRAYQTPRQPGSAFKPLAVYAPYFETIDASPSSTVSGGAYCIGTFCPENYGGGLYGQVSLSTAFRHSYNTSALRLYNTIGIDTAFSYLERFNFKSLDARDYSYASALGGLTYGVTSLELADAYTSFIDGSYSQAHAIRKVTDLQGNVLYKWPSERTVIWSPKTVRYMRQLLTDVVTGGTGVGLYTSTNYLGAKTGTTNDFKDLWLAGLTDSETAAVWLGYDIPQSMEDIERYQIHYQIFNAIMN, encoded by the coding sequence ATGAGAAAATTTTCTGGCTTTCTTATCATTATTGGCTGCTTTCCTCTTTTATTTTTTTTGAGTAGTGAGATTTCCTATGAAATTGAAGCGGCACGAACATTTGAAAACCAAATGCAAGACTCAATCGAATTTCCAGATGTTGCTTCTAAGCTGCCTATTACACTAGTAGATAAAAATAATGATGTCTATAGCGAGGAATATGTGGAATGGCGACAGCCAACATCGCTTGAAAATATCCCTCAAGTTGTTAAGGATATTTTTATTTATAGTGAGGATAGCGATTTTTATGAGCATATCGGATTTGATTTAAGTGCCATCGCTCGAGCGCTCGTTATTAATACATCTGAGCAATCCGTACAGCAAGGTGGCAGTACGATTACACAGCAATTAGTCCGCATGCGGTATTTATCAGAGGAAAAAACATATGAGCGAAAATTAATGGAAATTTTCTACTCCTATGAATTAGAAAAGCATTATAGCAAAACAGAAATTTTAACAATGTATTTGAATGAAATTTATTTCAGCAATCAAGTATATGGTATCTCAAGTGCAGCAACTTATTATTTTGGCAAGCCGTTAAATAAGCTATCATTAGCAGAAATTGCCTTTATTGCAGCAATTCCTAACAACCCATCGCTCTATGATCCGCTGAAAAATTTTGAGCAAACGAAGGCTCGACAGGAGCGATTGCTACAAATATTAGCGGAGCATGAGGTTATTACATTTGCTGAGGCAGAAACACAGAAAAGTGTACCGATTCAGTTGAATGTTAAACAAAAAATACAACAGTACCCTGCCTATAGTACATATGTTTTGCAAGAATTAAAATGGTTAGTTGCACAAAATGAAGGGTTCGATGTTTTGCTAGCAAATGCGGAAACAGAGCAGGAAAAGGAGCAGCTACAAAAACAACTGCAAAATAAAGTAGATGCCTTATTCCAACAAGGGGCCGTTGTCCATACAGCATTAAATCCTTTAAAGCAATTGCATGATGAACAAGCAATCAATCAAATTTTAGCATCCTCTGAGCTGCAAGCAAGTGCAACGATTATTGATAATGAAACGAGAGAGATTACAAGTATTTATGGTGGAAAAAACTATAAAAAATTTGATTTGCATCGCGCTTATCAAACACCCCGTCAACCAGGTTCGGCTTTTAAGCCTTTAGCTGTTTATGCACCTTACTTTGAAACAATAGATGCTTCCCCCTCCTCCACTGTAAGCGGAGGTGCTTATTGCATTGGCACTTTCTGTCCTGAAAACTATGGTGGTGGGCTTTATGGTCAAGTATCTTTGTCAACAGCTTTTCGTCACAGCTATAATACAAGTGCTTTACGTTTGTATAACACAATTGGTATTGATACCGCCTTCTCTTATTTAGAGCGATTCAATTTCAAATCACTTGATGCACGAGATTATTCATATGCATCGGCACTTGGTGGATTAACATATGGTGTGACATCGCTTGAGCTAGCAGATGCTTATACAAGCTTCATTGATGGCTCCTATTCTCAAGCACATGCCATTCGAAAGGTAACGGATTTACAGGGCAATGTACTTTATAAATGGCCATCTGAGCGCACAGTTATTTGGTCACCTAAAACCGTTCGTTATATGCGCCAGCTGCTCACAGATGTTGTGACAGGTGGGACTGGTGTTGGCCTTTATACATCAACAAATTATCTTGGAGCAAAAACAGGAACAACGAATGACTTTAAAGATTTATGGCTCGCTGGTTTAACAGATAGCGAAACCGCCGCTGTGTGGCTTGGTTATGATATACCACAATCAATGGAAGATATCGAGCGCTACCAAATTCATTACCAAATTTTTAATGCGATTATGAACTAA
- a CDS encoding MFS transporter — protein MKNRKHNFIIILISNFIVAGSTTMIMPFLSLYIDTLGNFSESYVQRWAGFIFAATFITAFLMSPIWGRIADKYGYKPIMIINCFGIAISIFLMGYVQNVAQFFILRLFMGVVTGFIPTSMAFISKHTPKEIAGKTLGTLQMGSVGGTLFGPVIGGLLADTFGFTYTFLYTAIAIVLSGIIIIFGIHEPEIIKKKKSAIYSRKNVLWAIFHHRLMFSVMIVTSLIQIGNFSIQPLLSLYVTHLTTAANVAMLAGVAFSAAGLGNILFARFWGHLSDQIGYERVLTVLLICCVMFVVPQAFVTSLWQLIMLRLLFGIVAGGLIPITSALIRRDAPVAIQGEVMGYSQSFRFLGNIIGPVLGGIVSGLFNIPAVFYVTGSLFLVAFIILYFIRKAPKQYMDDMLKEHA, from the coding sequence ATGAAAAACAGAAAACACAATTTTATTATTATTTTAATCTCCAACTTTATCGTTGCAGGCTCTACAACAATGATTATGCCCTTCCTTTCACTCTATATCGACACGCTCGGCAACTTCTCGGAAAGCTATGTGCAAAGATGGGCAGGCTTTATTTTTGCCGCAACTTTTATTACAGCCTTTTTAATGTCACCAATTTGGGGACGCATTGCAGATAAATATGGCTATAAGCCGATTATGATTATTAACTGCTTTGGTATTGCCATAAGCATCTTTTTAATGGGCTATGTGCAAAATGTTGCGCAATTTTTTATACTGCGCTTATTTATGGGCGTTGTAACAGGCTTTATTCCTACGTCCATGGCATTTATTAGCAAACATACCCCGAAAGAAATCGCAGGAAAAACATTAGGTACATTGCAAATGGGGAGCGTTGGTGGGACTTTATTCGGTCCGGTTATCGGCGGCTTACTTGCAGATACTTTTGGTTTTACTTATACGTTTTTATATACCGCCATCGCTATTGTTCTTTCAGGCATTATTATTATTTTCGGTATTCATGAGCCTGAAATCATCAAAAAGAAAAAAAGCGCCATTTACTCTCGTAAAAATGTGTTATGGGCGATTTTCCACCACCGTCTTATGTTCAGTGTTATGATTGTGACGAGTTTAATTCAAATCGGCAATTTTAGCATCCAACCCTTGCTTTCTTTATATGTCACACATTTAACAACAGCCGCAAACGTCGCTATGCTCGCAGGCGTCGCATTTAGCGCAGCAGGCTTAGGTAATATATTGTTCGCACGCTTCTGGGGTCATTTAAGTGATCAAATTGGCTATGAGCGCGTGTTGACCGTCCTGTTAATTTGCTGTGTGATGTTCGTTGTACCACAGGCATTTGTTACGTCGCTATGGCAGCTCATTATGTTACGCCTTCTATTTGGTATTGTCGCGGGTGGCTTAATTCCGATTACTTCCGCCTTAATTCGCCGCGATGCACCTGTTGCCATTCAAGGAGAAGTAATGGGCTATAGCCAAAGCTTCCGCTTTTTAGGCAATATTATCGGTCCTGTACTTGGCGGTATTGTCAGTGGATTATTTAATATTCCAGCTGTCTTTTACGTAACAGGCTCATTATTCCTTGTAGCATTTATCATTCTATACTTTATTCGCAAAGCACCAAAACAATATATGGATGACATGCTAAAGGAGCATGCATAA
- a CDS encoding peptidylprolyl isomerase: MFPQLTTELNAGEVLVEMNTTMGSIKIKLFPEQAPKTVENFLGHAKSGYYNGIIFHRVITDFMIQGGDPTGTGMGGESIWGGSFEDEFHHDLFNFRGALSMANAGPNTNGSQFFIVQMPHIPSDMIRQMEQANFPKEAIEYYAEHGGTPWLDHKHTVFGHVVEGMDIVDKIANVEKGMNDKPVEDIKIESITVFE; the protein is encoded by the coding sequence ATGTTTCCACAATTAACGACAGAGCTAAATGCTGGCGAAGTTTTAGTAGAAATGAATACAACAATGGGTTCAATTAAAATTAAATTATTCCCAGAGCAAGCTCCAAAAACAGTTGAAAACTTTTTAGGGCATGCAAAATCAGGATATTATAATGGAATCATCTTCCATCGTGTAATCACTGATTTTATGATTCAAGGCGGTGACCCAACTGGTACAGGTATGGGCGGTGAATCAATTTGGGGCGGCTCTTTCGAAGATGAATTCCACCATGATTTATTTAACTTCCGTGGCGCATTATCAATGGCAAATGCGGGCCCCAATACAAATGGCTCACAATTTTTTATCGTGCAAATGCCACATATCCCAAGTGATATGATCCGTCAAATGGAGCAAGCGAACTTCCCGAAAGAAGCAATTGAATACTATGCTGAACATGGTGGTACACCTTGGTTAGACCATAAGCACACGGTGTTTGGACATGTGGTTGAAGGTATGGATATCGTTGATAAAATCGCCAATGTGGAAAAAGGCATGAATGATAAGCCTGTTGAAGACATTAAAATTGAATCAATTACAGTTTTTGAATAA
- a CDS encoding MalY/PatB family protein: MSIFNEVVDRRKSRSYKWDRMEQIFNIEDASDILPMWIADMDFAAPQAVIAAIEERLQHPVFGYSYVCGGCKNAVVNWYERRHQWTIDPETILFHHGVVPAIASIIETFTAPNDKVAISTPVYPPFSNVPKSQGRELVCCDLVEVNGSYTYDFAALEELFKEGVKLYILCNPHNPAGVVWSRAQLEELVALCIKYDVYLLADEIHADVILPGAKFIPTLTVEGSAQAKIISCIAPTKTFNLAGIQAAMMVVPNEDLRKELEQNAMAHGKMDLNAFASAAVQAAYTDGDAWLDELISYLSINMDYVVNELNALDGISVAKPNGTYLMWIDYRATGLSEDEMMQRLLTIGKIALEPGTKYSEAGRGFLRMNVACPLSVVEDGVARFKKALATN, translated from the coding sequence ATGTCAATTTTCAATGAAGTGGTTGATCGTCGTAAATCCCGTTCTTATAAATGGGATCGTATGGAGCAAATTTTTAATATTGAAGATGCAAGCGATATTTTGCCAATGTGGATTGCCGATATGGATTTCGCTGCACCTCAAGCAGTAATTGCAGCTATCGAAGAGCGTTTACAGCATCCTGTATTCGGCTACTCATACGTTTGTGGTGGCTGTAAAAATGCTGTTGTTAATTGGTATGAGCGCCGCCATCAATGGACAATTGATCCAGAAACAATTTTATTCCACCATGGTGTTGTGCCAGCAATCGCTAGCATTATCGAAACATTTACAGCACCAAATGATAAAGTGGCAATTTCAACACCGGTTTATCCACCATTTTCAAACGTTCCAAAAAGCCAAGGCCGCGAGCTTGTTTGCTGTGATTTAGTTGAAGTAAACGGTTCTTACACGTATGATTTCGCAGCACTTGAGGAGCTATTTAAAGAAGGTGTGAAACTTTACATACTATGTAACCCTCATAATCCAGCTGGTGTTGTATGGAGCCGTGCGCAATTAGAGGAGCTCGTTGCACTATGTATTAAATACGATGTTTATTTGTTAGCAGATGAAATTCATGCAGATGTCATTTTACCTGGTGCGAAATTCATACCAACATTAACGGTAGAGGGCAGTGCACAAGCAAAAATCATTTCCTGTATTGCGCCGACAAAAACATTTAACTTAGCCGGTATTCAAGCTGCTATGATGGTTGTACCAAATGAGGATTTACGCAAAGAATTAGAGCAAAATGCAATGGCACATGGCAAAATGGATTTAAATGCATTCGCCTCTGCCGCTGTACAAGCTGCCTATACAGATGGCGATGCTTGGTTAGATGAATTAATTAGCTATTTATCTATCAATATGGATTATGTTGTCAACGAATTAAACGCATTAGATGGCATTTCTGTTGCAAAGCCTAACGGCACGTACTTAATGTGGATTGACTACCGCGCAACTGGCTTGTCAGAAGATGAAATGATGCAGCGTTTATTAACGATTGGTAAAATTGCTTTAGAGCCTGGCACAAAATATAGTGAAGCAGGTCGAGGCTTCCTGCGTATGAACGTTGCTTGCCCATTGTCTGTTGTAGAAGATGGGGTTGCCCGCTTTAAAAAGGCGCTAGCTACTAATTAA
- a CDS encoding DUF1871 family protein, giving the protein MENIEMNQKAVKVLEEWDPFHLGQGSYETEAADVVAKLQRIDDPSELAKVIQMVYEHSYEQWIPFEHCVEMAYKLIAIKFEAKCII; this is encoded by the coding sequence GTGGAAAATATCGAAATGAATCAAAAGGCTGTAAAAGTGCTTGAAGAATGGGACCCTTTTCATTTAGGTCAGGGGAGCTATGAGACAGAGGCAGCAGATGTCGTTGCTAAGTTGCAACGGATAGATGACCCAAGCGAATTAGCAAAGGTTATTCAAATGGTTTATGAGCATTCCTATGAACAGTGGATTCCATTTGAGCATTGCGTCGAAATGGCCTATAAATTGATTGCGATTAAATTTGAAGCGAAATGCATTATATAG
- a CDS encoding sodium-dependent transporter: MASREHFASRIGFILAAAGSAIGIGAIWKFPYMVGTNGGSVFIFLFIICTLLLGLPILIAEFMIGRRGQTGAIQSFKKQAPHRPWFLIGWLGVITSGLILSFYSVVGGWILSYLLRAITFRLSGQGIDFSQLFQQVIENPLEVIIAQGAFMLITLLIVQAGVKDGIEVASKWMMPLLFIFFVLLCIRSITLDGAMEGVRFMFVPDWSYFNSETFLLALGQAFFSLSVGICIMVTYASYLPKEENIVSSGVNVATMNIIISLLAGLVIFPAVFALGYSPTEGPGLVFMIIPAVFEQLPFGQILLIIFFILLLFATITSAISLLEVVVSNSIGERLHLRKKAAWLFAALIFIIGIPSALSFGTLSNITFFNKSIFDFIDYLTNSIAMPVGALFISWFAGYYYEKQLSQQELQTTPLLFTVWYTIVRYIAPIAIVVILIRGIINYALV, translated from the coding sequence TTGGCTTCACGAGAGCATTTTGCATCAAGAATTGGCTTTATTTTAGCTGCTGCTGGAAGTGCCATTGGTATCGGCGCAATATGGAAATTTCCATATATGGTCGGTACAAATGGAGGCAGTGTTTTTATTTTTTTGTTTATTATTTGCACATTATTATTAGGGCTGCCTATTTTAATTGCTGAATTTATGATTGGTCGTCGTGGTCAAACAGGCGCAATTCAATCATTTAAAAAACAGGCACCACATCGACCATGGTTTTTAATTGGTTGGCTCGGTGTCATCACGAGTGGTTTGATTTTATCGTTTTATAGCGTTGTTGGTGGCTGGATTTTAAGCTATTTACTGCGAGCAATAACATTTCGTCTATCAGGGCAAGGCATTGATTTTTCGCAGCTATTTCAACAAGTGATTGAAAATCCACTGGAAGTCATCATTGCACAGGGCGCATTTATGCTTATTACACTACTGATCGTACAAGCGGGTGTGAAAGATGGCATTGAAGTAGCAAGCAAGTGGATGATGCCATTGCTCTTTATCTTTTTCGTTTTATTATGTATTCGTTCCATCACGCTGGATGGCGCAATGGAAGGTGTACGCTTTATGTTTGTACCAGACTGGTCGTACTTCAATAGCGAAACCTTTTTATTAGCGCTTGGTCAAGCCTTTTTCTCCCTAAGTGTCGGGATTTGTATTATGGTTACATACGCCTCGTACCTACCAAAGGAAGAAAATATCGTAAGCTCTGGTGTCAATGTTGCAACGATGAATATTATCATTTCATTACTTGCAGGGCTAGTCATTTTCCCTGCTGTTTTTGCGCTAGGCTATTCACCTACAGAAGGACCCGGTCTTGTCTTTATGATTATTCCTGCTGTTTTTGAGCAGCTACCATTTGGTCAAATACTGTTAATTATCTTCTTTATTTTACTGTTATTTGCAACGATTACTTCAGCTATTTCTTTGCTGGAGGTTGTCGTTTCTAACAGCATTGGCGAACGTCTACATTTGCGTAAAAAAGCAGCATGGCTATTTGCAGCGCTTATTTTTATCATCGGGATTCCAAGCGCGCTCTCCTTCGGTACATTATCAAATATCACATTTTTCAATAAATCAATATTTGATTTTATCGACTATTTGACGAATAGTATTGCAATGCCAGTTGGGGCATTGTTCATTTCATGGTTTGCTGGCTATTATTATGAAAAGCAGCTATCACAGCAAGAGCTACAAACGACCCCACTATTATTTACAGTTTGGTATACAATTGTGCGTTATATTGCACCAATTGCCATTGTTGTTATTTTAATTCGTGGCATAATCAATTACGCCTTAGTGTAA
- a CDS encoding RNA polymerase sigma factor, producing MEQLLLKRAATGDKEAYAELVRLHYKTVEKFSFQCGVHSNDIQDVTQEVFIKLYRFLAQFEQGKFTTWLYKMTLNTVRDYYRKEQREKRKRDKLQYESSSIVHMTTDDIALHEAILTLDEKYRMPIVLYYFHDCKYEEIAEILTISLSMVKVRLMRAKEQLKAILQQGGESNG from the coding sequence ATGGAGCAGTTGCTTTTAAAGCGAGCAGCTACAGGGGACAAGGAGGCATATGCCGAGCTTGTACGTTTACATTATAAAACAGTTGAAAAATTCTCCTTTCAATGTGGTGTACATAGCAATGACATACAGGATGTGACACAGGAAGTATTTATTAAGCTGTATCGTTTTTTAGCACAATTTGAGCAAGGGAAATTTACGACATGGCTTTATAAAATGACGTTAAATACAGTGCGCGATTATTATCGTAAAGAGCAACGAGAAAAGCGCAAGAGAGACAAGTTGCAATATGAGTCAAGCTCTATTGTACATATGACAACAGACGATATAGCGTTACATGAGGCGATTTTAACCTTGGATGAAAAATACCGTATGCCAATCGTTTTATATTATTTTCACGATTGTAAGTATGAGGAAATTGCTGAGATTTTAACAATTTCTTTGTCTATGGTGAAAGTGCGCTTAATGCGTGCTAAGGAGCAATTAAAAGCCATTTTACAGCAAGGAGGAGAAAGCAATGGATGA